A stretch of Tripterygium wilfordii isolate XIE 37 chromosome 11, ASM1340144v1, whole genome shotgun sequence DNA encodes these proteins:
- the LOC120009337 gene encoding serine/threonine-protein phosphatase PP1 isozyme 9-like: protein MMMITMEGMMDKGVLDDIIRRLLEGKGGKQVQLSEGEIRQLCVNARQIFLSQPILVEIHAPIRICGDIHGQYQDLLRLFEYGGYPPTANYLFLGDYVDRGKQSLETICLLLAYKIRYPDRVYLLRGNHEDAKINRIYGFYDECKRRFNVRLWKIFTDCFNSLPVAALIDEKILCMHGGLSPELENLDQIRELPRPTEIPDNGLLCDLLWSDPDPKLEGWGHSDRGVSCTFGADRVAEFLEKNDLDLICRGHQVVEDGYEFFAKRRLVTIFSAPNYGGEFDNAGALLSVDEGLVCSFEILKPVFETKASPGGSKGTLKKVPKAGRV from the exons atgatgatgataacgATGGAGGGAATGATGGATAAGGGAGTATTGGATGATATAATTAGGAGGCTATTGGAAGGGAAAGGAGGCAAGCAGGTACAGCTATCAGAGGGAGAGATCCGCCAACTATGCGTTAATGCTCGCCAAATCTTCCTTTCTCAGCCCATTCTAGTCGAGATTCATGCTCCCATCCGCATATGTG gtgatatacATGGGCAATATCAGGACCTATTGAGGCTATTTGAATATGGTGGCTATCCACCTACTGCAAACTACCTCTTTCTTGGGGATTATGTAGATCGAGGCAAGCAAAGTTTGGAGACCATTTGTTTGCTCTTGGCCTACAAGATAAGATATCCTGACAGAGTTTATCTGTTGAGGGGAAACCATGAAGATGCGAAGATCAATCGTATTTATGGATTTTACGATGAGTGTAAAAGGAGATTTAATGTTAGGCTTTGGAAAATATTTACCGATTGCTTTAATTCTTTGCCTGTGGCTGCACTTATTGATGAGAAGATACTTTGTATGCATGGGGGGCTATCTCCGGAACTAGAAAATTTAGATCAAATAAGGGAGCTTCCGAGGCCAACTGAAATTCCAGATAACGGTCTTCTCTGTGATCTTCTTTGGTCTGATCCTGATCCAAAGCTCGAGGGCTGGGGACATAGTGACAGAGGTGTTTCATGTACTTTTGGTGCTGATAGGGTTGCTGAGTTTTTGGAGAAGAACGATCTTGATCTCATTTGTCGGGGTCATCAG GTGGTAGAGGATGGTTATGAGTTTTTCGCCAAACGAAGATTGGTCACAATATTCTCAGCTCCAAACTATGGCGGGGAGTTTGATAATGCcggtgctctattgagtgtcgATGAAGGTCTAGTGTGTTCCTTTGAGATATTGAAACCAGTTTTTGAGACTAAAGCGTCACCTGGTGGTTCAAAGGGGACTCTCAAGAAG GTTCCTAAAGCTGGGAGGGTCTAA
- the LOC120009021 gene encoding 50S ribosomal protein L18, with amino-acid sequence MVIPPPVRLPAITKFLKPYVLRMHFTNNFVNAQVIHSPTATVASSASSQEKALRASMENTRDVAAAAKIGKILGERLLLKGIPAVTIFYKREQKYHGKVKAVIDSLREVGVKLL; translated from the coding sequence ATGGTGATTCCACCACCAGTTCGACTGCCTGCAATCACAAAGTTTCTTAAACCCTATGTCCTAAGGATGCATTTTACGAACAATTTCGTAAATGCTCAAGTGATACATTCTCCAACCGCCACTGTGGCGTCTTCTGCGAGCTCACAGGAGAAGGCCCTGAGAGCAAGCATGGAGAATACAAGAGATGTGGCAGCTGCTGCCAAGATTGGGAAGATACTGGGGGAGCGACTCCTACTCAAGGGCATTCCTGCAGTTACTATCTTCTATAAGAGAGAACAGAAATATCATGGGAAGGTGAAGGCTGTGATCGATTCTTTGAGGGAAGTAGGTGTGAAACTTCTTTAG
- the LOC120008453 gene encoding dormancy-associated protein homolog 3 isoform X1, with the protein MGLLDQLWDDTVAGPRPENGLGKLRKHNTFSFRSSSGKEPDGANMRSYGDEASEEATKVTRSIMIVKPPGYQTGSPPVSPAGSTPPVSPFSGSRESFRFRRKSASDAYEKAREVGPRSPSSPYNV; encoded by the exons ATGGGTCTATTAGACCAGCTGTGGGACGACACTGTCGCCGGACCTCGGCCTGAAAACGGCCTTGGCAAGCTCCGGAAGCACAACACATTCAGTTTTCGCTCCAGCTCCGGCAAGG AACCCGACGGTGCAAACATGAGATCGTACGGTGACGAGGCGTCGGAGGAGGCGACGAAAGTGACGCGCAGTATCATGATAGTAAAGCCGCCCGGCTACCAGACCGGTTCTCCTCCGGTTTCTCCCGCGGGATCTACGCCTCCAGTGTCTCCGTTTTCCG GAAGCAGAGAATCGTTCCGGTTCCGAAGAAAATCTGCGTCGGATGCATATGAGAAGGCAAGAGAAGTTGGACCCAGGAGCCCTTCTTCACCTTACAATGTTTGA
- the LOC120009355 gene encoding uncharacterized protein LOC120009355 → MARRTGASGGIGGNKRKGNESALTRSVNAVFDFLRFAEFEILFVLFFVVAFIIFKDLTSRPEYNQILVRKPGGGGWWPS, encoded by the exons ATGGCAAGGAGAACCGGAGCGAGTGGGGGAATCGGAGGGAACAAGAGGAAAGGTAATGAGTCGGCGCTGACTCGGTCCGTGAATGCAGTCTTTGACTTCCTGAGATTCGCAGAGTTCGAGATCCTATTCGTTctcttcttcgtcgttgctttCATCATCTTCAAAGATCTC ACGTCAAGACCTGAATACAATCAAATCCTTGTAAGGAAGCCTGGCGGGGGAGGTTGGTGGCCTTCCTAA
- the LOC120009354 gene encoding uncharacterized protein LOC120009354 → MKRTNCGFWILLLLPNILVPISSAKSDGVCISQGGRFPPFTSEGKPPKRVGKGSKDLTLCRVFRGRTCCDVSQTHPALLSIRMLASSGEASQECLQLWELLECSICDPRVGVQKGPPLICASFCDRVYQACADAYFSMDAKAQVLAPCGVNDFVCGGVAEWVSNGTELCKAAGFSVKLSDGIDFGTEETSCYGGKASLDSISNSWRKSEVSKNKRASKGEVVKDFQQWVEDMQFRGRVSWAVGGMVLTAGLLFVSQRKTRNQRQKLAAIQRTVRRLEGNNPNSPTNKGNRKGVRK, encoded by the exons ATGAAGAGAACGAACTGTGGGTTCTGGATTTTGCTGCTCCTCCCGAATATTTTAGTCCCAATTTCATCTG CAAAATCTGATGGAGTCTGCATTTCTCAAGGGGGCCGTTTTCCACCATTCACGTCTGAAGGTAAACCGCCAAAAAGAGTAGGCAAGGGTTCCAAAGATTTGACCTTATGTAGGGTATTCCGTGGAAGGACTTGCTGTGACGTATCTCAAACACATCCAGCTTTGCTATCTATTAGGATGCTGGCTTCTTCTGGGGAAGCCAGCCAAGAGTGCTTGCAGTTATGGGAATTATTGGAGTGTTCCATATGTGATCCACGAGTTGGTGTTCAAAAGGGACCTCCTCTTATATGTGCATCTTTTTGTGACAGAGTCTATCAAGCTTGCGCCGATGCTTATTTCTCTATGGATGCCAAGGCACAG GTTCTTGCACCTTGTGGGGTGAACGACTTTGTTTGTGGTGGAGTTGCTGAATGGGTCTCCAATGGCACTGAACTCTGCAAAGCTGCTGGTTTTTCTGTTAAATTGTCTGACGGGATAGACTTTGGCACTGAGGAAACATCTTGTTATGGCGGTAAAGCTAGTCTAGATTCTATTTCTAATTCATGGAGGAAGTCTGAGGTGTCCAAGAACAAGAGAGCTTCAAAAGGAGAGGTGGTAAAAGATTTCCAGCAGTGGGTGGAGGATATGCAGTTTCGGGGGAGAGTTTCTTGGGCCGTTGGAGGGATGGTTCTCACAGCAGGATTGCTGTTTGTGAG TCAGAGGAAGACCCGCAACCAGCGTCAAAAGCTAGCAGCTATTCAACGAACTGTGAGGAGACTAGAAGGCAACAACCCCAACTCTCCTACTAATAAAGGAAATAGGAAAGGAGTCCGAAAATGA
- the LOC120009488 gene encoding serine/threonine-protein phosphatase 7 long form homolog, with the protein MARTRGGRSSSHSGTPVVRDLREDHPGPDDRSILYMQANHRSEDVWRRQDTGVPIRFRQHVFWSLDARVRHYVIQAGFYGITQIGNIKLDNGLLTALVERWRRETHTFHFRVGEMTITLKDVAILLGLRVDGPVVTGTGIYDWDDVMLRLLGRVALSTEREGASLSLSWLVLHFGENNPPIDDAPEEVLQQYARAYILAMFGSILFPATTGDSIPLIFLPLLADLRQTSMYSWGGAVLACLYRNLCRGCMGSARTIGGCGLLLQLWSWERLHVCRPGMRTLDPPAGLPDEPPRPLGASWRGNRTYRRSPRQVLIFARDELDQQEPHQVQWMPYTAARLMDAPVVCIGGSRVWRAVVPLICFEMIELHCPDRVMRQFGITQHARI; encoded by the exons ATGGCGCGGACACGGGGTGGTCGATCATCGAGTCATTCAGGGACTCCCGTTGTCCGCGATTTGAGGGAGGATCATCCTGGGCCGGATGATCGTTCCATTCTATACATGCAAGCAAACCACCGGTCAGAGGATGTGTGGCGGAGACAG GATACAGGAGTGCCAATAAGATTTAGGCAGCACGTGTTTTGGAGCTTGGATGCACGCGTTAGACACTATGTGATCCAGGCTGGTTTCTATGGTATCACACAAATAGGTAATATAAAACTTGATAATGGCCTCTTAACTGCGTTAGTCGAGCGATGGAGGCGTGAAACCCACACCTTCCACTTCCGTGTTGGGGAGATGACGATAACACTGAAGGACGTTGCTATATTATTGGGCCTTAGGGTTGATGGACCAGTTGTGACTGGTACTGGGATATATGATTGGGATGATGTGATGTTGCGATTACTAGGTAGGGTCGCACTGAGTACGGAGAGGGAGGGGGCATCTTTATCGTTGTCATGGTTAGTTCTGCATTTTGGTGAAAATAATCCTCCAATTGATGATGCCCCTGAGGAGGTCTTGCAACAATATGCTAGAGCTTACATATTAGCCATGTTTGGGAGCATTCTTTTCCCGGCCACGACGGGTGATAGCATACCCCTCATTTTCCTACCTCTCCTAGCAGATCTTCGGCAGACCTCAATGTATAGCTGGGGAGGAGCAGTATTGGCTTGTTTATATCGAAACCTATGTCGAGGTTGTATGGGCAGTGCTCGTACGATAGGAGGTTGTGGCCTATTACTTCAG TTATGGTCATGGGAGAGGTTACATGTATGTCGACCAGGAATGCGTACATTGGATCCACCCGCAGGACTTCCAGACGAGCCGCCTCGTCCACTTGGTGCCag TTGGCGGGGAAATCGGACTTATAGAAGATCTCCAAGGCAAGTCCTTATCTTTGCTAGAGATGAGTTGGATCAACAAGAACCTCATCAGGTACAGTGGATGCCTTATACAGCTGCCAGACTTATGGATGCACCTGTAGTATGTATTGGAGGAAGCAGAGTATGGAGAGCTGTAGTGCCATTGATTTGTTTTGAGATGATAGAGCTACATTGCCCGGATCGTGTGATGAGGCAATTTGGTATTACGCAGCATGCCCGCATCTAG
- the LOC120008453 gene encoding dormancy-associated protein homolog 3 isoform X2 produces the protein MGLLDQLWDDTVAGPRPENGLGKLRKHNTFSFRSSSGKEPDGANMRSYGDEASEEATKVTRSIMIVKPPGYQTGSPPVSPAGSTPPVSPFSENRSGSEENLRRMHMRRQEKLDPGALLHLTMFDK, from the exons ATGGGTCTATTAGACCAGCTGTGGGACGACACTGTCGCCGGACCTCGGCCTGAAAACGGCCTTGGCAAGCTCCGGAAGCACAACACATTCAGTTTTCGCTCCAGCTCCGGCAAGG AACCCGACGGTGCAAACATGAGATCGTACGGTGACGAGGCGTCGGAGGAGGCGACGAAAGTGACGCGCAGTATCATGATAGTAAAGCCGCCCGGCTACCAGACCGGTTCTCCTCCGGTTTCTCCCGCGGGATCTACGCCTCCAGTGTCTCCGTTTTCCG AGAATCGTTCCGGTTCCGAAGAAAATCTGCGTCGGATGCATATGAGAAGGCAAGAGAAGTTGGACCCAGGAGCCCTTCTTCACCTTACAATGTTTGACAAATGA